Proteins encoded in a region of the Cydia pomonella isolate Wapato2018A chromosome 3, ilCydPomo1, whole genome shotgun sequence genome:
- the LOC133516147 gene encoding DNA ligase 3 has product MAEFTPFYVDRAKGSRASCKGCKGNCPSGEIRMAKIVASPYGENQQMKSWHHVDCLMNVLIKQRPTTKRIDSIDDIGNWAAMSKEDQEFILKKINEMEKVYAEKNSGKYTAKVLKNESIPKPMVASTSPSKDLENQTDIKTEDDNFSQFAQLCKKIARVDAYTEKTAVVNNYFRKGSDGNTFKGDIALWCKLLLPQVTKRVYNLKSKQLVKLFSRIFHTDQDDMLTHLENGDVADTITYFFSKSKKFQPSTESTLSMQDVEEFLERLSKLTKEDEQIYHFKKIVNKCTSDDLKMLIRLIKGDLRINAGPKHILEGVHPDAYNVFQTSRDLGMVIDRILSESSGIKHKDVVQKGVSAKLTLMTPVLPMLAEACKSIEMAMKKCPNGMFSEIKYDGERVQVHKKDNEFKYFSRALKPVMPHKVNHFKDYLPQAFPKGVDLILDAEVLMVDVNTGKPLPFGTLGIHKQSEFKDAQVCLFVFDCLYYNGKVLIDLPIRKRRQILHENMVEVTNHVMFSEQQLIEKPADLAKMIAEVLQLGLEGLVLKDLESTYEPGKRHWLKVKKDYLFGGAMADTADLVVLGAWFGTGKKGGMMSVFLMGCLDTRRNKWVTVTKVHTGHDDSTLERLQKELGPLMLKISQDSNKIPSWLDCNKGLVPDFVAKDPKEQPVWEITGTEFTKANIHTADGISVRFPRVTKIRNDKDWKTATNLDELRNLYKTSKEKTDVSLLNKLAATANDSYEPPKKKIKESPTLKLPKIDSFLKKDKVKKKEDLNISSSSDTISDTSNTSERDSKALKYQTQPENPLPDIFKNKRLGFYPDFISISEKKRTNFERHWIAYGGTVVKSMRAVDVDFVVHNEEFIEFQKMQKLKKKLVSGARHVTKNWLVKCINEVALCDTAKYAVVVEP; this is encoded by the exons atGGCAGAGTTTACGCCATTCTACGTAGATCGTGCAAAGGGCAGCCGAGCTTCGTGTAAGGGCTGCAAAGGTAACTGTCCTAGTGGAGAAATTCGCATGGCGAAAATAGTCGCTAGCCCTTACGGAGAGAATCAACAAATGAAATCATGGCACCACGTCGACTGCTTAATGAATGTTTTGATAAAACAGCGGCCTACCACAAAACGGATAGATTCCATCGATGATATAGGCAATTGGGCGGCTATGAGCAAGGAAGATCAAGAGtttatccttaaaaaaataaacgaaatggAGAAAGTGTATGCTGAGAAAAATAGTGGTAAATACACAGCTAAGGTTTTAAAAAATGAGTCGATACCAAAACCTATGGTTGCAAGTACCAGTCCTTCTAAAGACTTGGAAAACCAGACTGATATTAAGACAGAGGATGATAATTTTTCACAGTTCGCTCAGTTGTGCAAAAAAATAGCTAGAGTTGATGCATATACTGAAAAAACGGCAgtcgtaaataattattttagaaaaggtTCCGATGGGAACACATTTAAAGGCGATATCGCATTGTGGTGTAAACTGTTACTGCCCCAAGTCACTAAGCGGGTTTACAACTTAAAAAGTAAGCAacttgtaaaattattttctagAATATTCCATACTGACCAGGATGATATGCTAACACATTTGGAAAATGGAGATGTGGCagatactattacttattttttttctaaatctaaaaaatttcAACCAAGCACTGAAAGTACTTTGTCTATGCAAGATGTGGAAGAATTTCTTGAAAGGCTATCGAAATTAACAAAAGAAGATGAACAGATATATCACTTTAAGAAAATTGTAAACAAATGCACTTCAGATGACCTTAAAATGCTTATTCGCCTAATTAAAGGGGATTTGCGGATTAATGCGGGGCCAAAACATATTTTGGAAGGTGTTCATCCAGACGCTTATAATGTATTCCAAACCTCAAGAGACCTTGGAATGGTTATAGACAGAATTCTGTCAGAAAGCAGCGGAATCAAGCATAAAGATGTTGTTCAAAAAGGTGTCAGTGCTAAGCTCACTCTTATGACTCCAGTATTACCAATGCTTGCTGAAGCTTGTAAATCAATAGAAATGGCTATGAAAAAATGTCCTAATGGAATGTTCTCTGAAATTAAATATGATGGAGAGAGAGTGCAAGTACATAAAAAAGAcaatgaatttaaatatttttctagagCTTTGAAGCCAGTGATGCCACACAAAGTCAATCATTTTAAAGATTACCTTCCTCAAGCATTTCCAAAAGGAGTAGATTTGATATTAGATGCTGAAGTTTTGATGGTAGATGTGAACACTGGCAAACCGCTACCGTTTGGTACATTGGGAATACATAAACAGTCAGAATTCAAAGATGCTCAGGTGTGCTTGTTTGTATTTGATTGCCTTTACTACAATGGAAAAGTCTTGATTGATCTGCCAATAAGGAAAAGAAGACAGATATTACATGAAAATATGGTGGAAGTGACCAACCATGTTATGTTTTCAGAGCAGCAATTAATAGAAAAACCAGCTGACTTAGCCAAGATGATTGCTGAG gTGCTGCAACTTGGATTGGAGGGACTGGTGCTTAAGGATCTGGAATCAACTTATGAACCTGGAAAGAGGCATTGGCTTAAAGTTAAAAAGGATTATTTGTTTGGTGGGGCCATGGCTGACACTGCTGATCTGGTTGTACTAGGAGCTTGGTTTG GAACTGGCAAGAAAGGTGGCATGATGTCAGTGTTCCTTATGGGTTGCTTGGACACCCGTCGCAACAAATGGGTGACTGTTACAAAAGTCCACACCGGCCATGATGACAGCACACTAGAGAGGCTTCAGAAGGAGCTTGGACCACTCATGTTGAAGATTTCTCAGGACAGTAACAAAATACCATCCTGGTTGGATTGTAACAAGGGACTAGTACCAGACTTTGTGGCTAAAGACCCGAAGGAGCAACCTGTATGGGAAATTACTG GTACCGAGTTTACAAAAGCAAACATCCACACTGCTGACGGAATATCAGTAAGGTTTCCAAGAGTCACGAAAATAAGGAATGATAAGGATTGGAAAACAGCAACTAACTTAGATGAGCTGAGGAATTTATATAAAACGTCAAAAGAGAAAACAGATGTCTCACTTTTAAACAAACTAGCTGCTACTGCAAACGATTCGTATGAACcaccaaagaaaaaaattaaagaaagtCCTACCTTGAAACTCCCTAAAATAGACTCGTTTTTAAAGAAAGATAAAGTAAAGAAAAAGGAGGATTTAAATATATCTAGTTCATCAGATACTATAAGTGATACTAGTAACACAAGTGAGCGAGATAGCAAAGCATTAAAATACCAAACGCAACCAGAAAATCCATTGccagatatttttaaaaataaacgattAGGTTTTTACCCAGATTTCATTAGCATATCTGAAAAAAAGAGAACTAATTTTGAAAGGCATTGGATTGCATATGGTGGGACTGTAGTTAAATCAATGCGTGCAGTAGATGTAGATTTCGTTGTACATAACGAAGAGTTTATAGAATttcaaaaaatgcaaaaactTAAGAAAAAACTAGTATCAGGCGCAAGACACGTAACCAAGAATTGGTTGGTAAAATGTATCAATGAGGTTGCATTATGTGATACGGCAAAATATGCCGTTGTTGTAGAGCCCTAG